A window of Luteitalea sp. contains these coding sequences:
- a CDS encoding HD domain-containing protein: MISDSHSHTGAYSPRLDRALKLAAIVHRRQQRRGTRIPYIMHPVQVARILEHYGYGEDAVIAGLLHDVIEDARPDDEEMHHGVAETFPPFDPTGGVEAPAEQTSQRLRTLIEREFGRRVLMLVDAVTEQKREHGVDRPWKVRKEEALAALAARGRTEPDIAALKAADALHNVQSIAQDLATGGVRIMSRFNAEPHETVWYFRAVARIVREATGDAPLVHELQSAVENLATTLLQVYEAGRRNLREQLSLPVQE; encoded by the coding sequence ATGATCTCCGACTCGCATTCGCACACTGGCGCTTACTCTCCACGCCTCGACCGCGCCTTGAAGCTCGCGGCAATCGTTCACCGGCGGCAGCAGCGCAGGGGTACTCGTATCCCGTACATCATGCATCCGGTCCAAGTGGCGCGCATCCTGGAGCACTACGGCTACGGCGAGGATGCCGTGATCGCCGGGTTGCTGCACGACGTCATAGAGGACGCCCGGCCGGACGACGAAGAGATGCACCACGGCGTGGCGGAGACCTTTCCGCCATTCGATCCGACGGGTGGCGTCGAGGCGCCAGCCGAGCAAACGTCGCAGCGGCTGCGCACCCTCATCGAGCGGGAGTTCGGACGTCGTGTCCTGATGCTCGTCGACGCCGTCACAGAGCAAAAGCGTGAACATGGCGTCGATCGGCCGTGGAAGGTCCGGAAGGAGGAGGCGCTTGCCGCGCTCGCCGCGCGGGGGCGGACAGAGCCAGACATTGCCGCGTTGAAGGCGGCTGACGCCCTGCACAACGTTCAGTCAATCGCGCAGGATCTCGCGACGGGCGGCGTGCGGATCATGAGTCGTTTCAACGCCGAGCCACACGAGACGGTTTGGTACTTCCGCGCCGTGGCCCGCATTGTACGCGAGGCCACTGGTGATGCCCCGCTCGTGCATGAGCTGCAATCAGCCGTCGAGAACCTCGCAACGACCTTGCTTCAGGTGTACGAGGCAGGCAGACGCAATCTTCGGGAGCAGCTCTCCTTGCCGGTCCAAGAGTGA
- a CDS encoding phosphohistidine phosphatase SixA, producing MRVFLVHHGDALPADIEPARPLSPRGLVAVQSLAEAAVARTVKPVEIWHSGKLRARQTAEAFWQVCNPLATVLAQRGLQPDDPAGIIADQLGAEDRETLIVGHMPHLPALLRWLVAGWDDPAIMFPQHGLVALERSANRLKWIERWRLEVE from the coding sequence ATGCGTGTCTTTCTCGTTCATCACGGCGACGCGCTCCCAGCCGATATCGAGCCTGCACGACCGCTGTCGCCGCGCGGCCTCGTAGCCGTTCAATCACTTGCTGAAGCCGCTGTGGCCCGCACCGTCAAACCGGTCGAGATCTGGCACAGTGGTAAGTTGCGCGCGCGCCAGACCGCCGAGGCCTTTTGGCAGGTATGCAACCCGTTGGCGACGGTCCTGGCCCAGCGGGGCCTTCAACCGGACGACCCGGCTGGCATCATCGCGGATCAACTCGGCGCGGAAGACCGCGAGACGCTCATCGTCGGCCACATGCCGCATCTTCCGGCACTGCTGCGTTGGCTCGTGGCTGGGTGGGACGATCCAGCGATCATGTTTCCGCAGCACGGGCTGGTCGCGCTCGAGCGGAGCGCCAACCGCTTGAAGTGGATCGAGCGCTGGAGGCTGGAAGTGGAGTGA
- a CDS encoding outer membrane beta-barrel protein, producing the protein MRRLILIMIGVVALTALPTRASADGLITPFLGWNMRGEGVKNRLHYGIDIGGMASEIIGFEVDFGYSPNFFELDPEDFGDFDADGSVTTLMGNVLIGIPVGARRGAQIRPFATGGIGLIRFDVSDVGDFFEGTTRNDFGINVGGGAMIFFSPNIGIRGDLRYFRSLNDEDPGSALPVDLGLGDFDFWRGDVGVTFRF; encoded by the coding sequence ATGCGACGACTGATATTGATAATGATAGGTGTGGTGGCCCTGACGGCGCTTCCGACGCGCGCCAGCGCAGACGGTCTGATAACGCCGTTCCTCGGCTGGAATATGCGAGGTGAGGGGGTGAAGAATCGCCTGCACTACGGCATCGACATCGGAGGCATGGCGAGCGAGATCATCGGCTTCGAGGTCGACTTCGGCTACTCGCCGAACTTCTTCGAGCTCGACCCGGAGGACTTCGGTGACTTCGATGCCGATGGCAGCGTGACCACCCTGATGGGCAACGTTCTCATCGGCATACCGGTGGGCGCGCGGCGCGGCGCGCAGATCAGACCGTTCGCGACCGGGGGCATCGGTCTGATTCGGTTCGACGTCTCGGATGTGGGAGACTTCTTCGAGGGCACCACACGAAACGACTTTGGCATCAACGTCGGCGGAGGCGCGATGATCTTCTTCAGCCCGAACATCGGTATTCGGGGTGACCTTCGCTACTTCCGGTCACTGAACGACGAAGATCCCGGCAGCGCCCTCCCTGTGGACCTCGGCTTGGGTGATTTCGACTTCTGGCGCGGCGACGTCGGCGTGACCTTCCGCTTCTAG
- a CDS encoding pyridoxal phosphate-dependent aminotransferase, with product MMRSSQRIANVQLPVVPHVGELVRSTPGAISLAQGVVGYGPPREALDAVAAFGETVHDHHYGPDEGLPDLIEVIRHKLRTENGIPLDGRAIMVTAGGNMAFLTAVLAITDPEDEIILPLPYYFNHDMAIAIAGCRTVPVSTSAAYQPLPELIRAAMTPRTRAVVTISPNNPTGAVYPRATLCAINQLCRDAGVYHIHDEVYEYFTYDGVAHYSPAADPASQPHTIALYSMSKAYGLASWRVGWMVVPEALYAPVTKVQDTNVICPPSISQRAACAALEVGRSYCDARVAALGDLRHRALDAFAEMQDVCTVPPVSGAFYLLLRIHGTVDPLLLVERLIREHGVALLPGSAFGLTDGCYLRLSYGAVPADRLGEGLERLARGLRAILRGT from the coding sequence CTGATGCGTTCTTCTCAGCGGATTGCCAACGTTCAGCTTCCGGTCGTTCCCCACGTCGGCGAGCTCGTTCGCTCGACACCCGGCGCCATCTCGCTCGCGCAGGGCGTGGTGGGCTACGGGCCCCCCCGAGAGGCGCTCGACGCGGTTGCCGCATTTGGCGAGACGGTCCACGATCACCACTACGGACCAGACGAAGGACTGCCGGACCTCATCGAGGTCATTCGGCACAAGCTGCGGACAGAAAACGGCATCCCGCTCGATGGGCGCGCAATCATGGTGACGGCCGGCGGCAATATGGCCTTCCTGACTGCCGTGTTGGCCATCACCGATCCCGAAGACGAGATCATCCTGCCTCTCCCCTACTACTTCAACCACGACATGGCAATCGCCATCGCAGGATGTCGCACCGTCCCGGTTTCGACCAGTGCCGCTTACCAGCCGCTACCAGAGCTTATCCGGGCCGCCATGACACCGCGAACGCGAGCCGTCGTCACCATCTCACCGAACAACCCCACCGGTGCCGTCTATCCTCGCGCCACGTTGTGCGCCATCAACCAGCTCTGTCGTGACGCTGGCGTCTATCACATCCACGACGAGGTGTACGAGTACTTCACGTACGACGGCGTCGCGCACTACTCGCCGGCAGCCGATCCGGCAAGCCAGCCGCACACGATTGCCCTTTACTCGATGTCGAAAGCCTATGGGCTTGCGAGCTGGCGGGTAGGCTGGATGGTCGTGCCGGAGGCGCTGTACGCGCCGGTGACGAAGGTTCAGGATACGAACGTGATTTGCCCGCCGTCGATCTCGCAGCGCGCGGCCTGTGCGGCCCTGGAGGTTGGCCGCAGCTATTGCGACGCGCGTGTTGCGGCGCTGGGTGATCTCAGGCATCGCGCGCTCGATGCCTTTGCCGAGATGCAAGACGTCTGCACGGTGCCGCCGGTGAGTGGAGCCTTCTACCTCCTGCTCAGAATCCACGGTACCGTAGATCCATTGCTGCTCGTCGAGCGGCTAATCCGAGAGCACGGTGTGGCGCTCCTGCCTGGAAGTGCCTTTGGCCTGACCGACGGATGCTATCTTCGATTGTCCTATGGCGCGGTTCCAGCCGATCGGCTCGGCGAAGGGCTCGAGAGATTGGCACGAGGGCTTCGAGCGATCCTGCGCGGCACGTGA